From Mya arenaria isolate MELC-2E11 chromosome 12, ASM2691426v1, the proteins below share one genomic window:
- the LOC128212312 gene encoding carbohydrate sulfotransferase 15-like isoform X3, whose product MYMDGLQCHKSGLFKSAGPFPFLPNYKNPCWRTSSGVLRCLPYFHLIGCVKCGSSDLFYRITRHPEVSDLIQKKEPKWIGGGAHHAHCCSFNDYLDMYKSAVDKDIAKNDSSGFHRCVLGDGSPGTLVNNVQWEVIKHPEEAKALNRSEPVFANADLIHHLNPGAKIILMLRNPIDRSWSAYQYFGLTSQKSQEDFHRLTVRSISDFQQCLSQNELRHCVYHSHNVRDRYKGIPNVWPNIYHVHLQEYFRVFPRKQILVLNIESYSKDIRAAMEKVYAFLELGKLPEAMWETVSTTTKRNELSSSRRIGNMWNKTRELLQDFYAPYNKELVRLLGSEFDFNK is encoded by the exons atgtatatggatggtttacaatgtcacAAATCGGGTCTTTTTAAATCGGCT GGCCCATTTCCATTTTTACCCAACTACAAGAACCCATGCTGGCGAACATCGTCCGGAGTGCTTCGGTGTTTGCCGTATTTCCACCTAATCGGATGTGTAAAATGCGGTTCCTCTGACCTTTTTTACCGGATTACTCGGCATCCTGAAGTTTCGGATCTTATTCAAAAAAAGGAACCGAAGTGGATTGGCGGCGGAGCTCATCACG ctcATTGCTGTTCATTCAATGATTACTTGGACATGTACAAATCAGCAGTAGATAAAGACATTGCTAAGAATGATTCATCCGGCTTTCACCGTTGTGTGTTGG GAGATGGTTCGCCAGGGACACTCGTCAATAACGTACAATGGGAAGTAATAAAGCACCCAGAGGAAGCGAAGGCTTTAAATCGGAGCGAACCTGTCTTCGCCAACGCTGATTTAATCCACCATCTTAATCCTGGAGCAAAGATTATACTCATGCTAAGAAATCCCATCGACAG GTCATGGTCTGCGTATCAGTATTTTGGTCTAACCAGTCAGAAAAGCCAGGAAGACTTTCACAGACTAACAGTGAGATCGATATCCGATTTCCAGCAATGTCTCTCTCAAAACGAGCTCCGCCATTGTGTCTACCATAGCCATAACGTAAGGGACAGATACAAGGGTATACCG AATGTATGGCCTAACATATATCACGTACACTTGCAAGAATATTTCCGGGTATTTCCAAGAAAGCAGATACTCGTTCTTAATATAGAAAGTTATTCGAAAGATATCAGAGCAGCCATGGAAAAGGTGTATGCTTTCTTAGAACTCG GAAAGCTACCAGAGGCTATGTGGGAGACAGTGTCCACCACTACAAAAAGGAACGAGCTTTCTAGCAGCAGACGTATTGGCAATATGTGGAACAAAACACGAGAACTGTTACAAGATTTCTATGCACCATATAACAAGGAGCTAGTAAGACTTTTAGGCAGCGAGTTTGATTTTaacaaatga
- the LOC128212312 gene encoding carbohydrate sulfotransferase 15-like isoform X4, producing MVYNVTNRVFLNRLQGPFPFLPNYKNPCWRTSSGVLRCLPYFHLIGCVKCGSSDLFYRITRHPEVSDLIQKKEPKWIGGGAHHAHCCSFNDYLDMYKSAVDKDIAKNDSSGFHRCVLGDGSPGTLVNNVQWEVIKHPEEAKALNRSEPVFANADLIHHLNPGAKIILMLRNPIDRSWSAYQYFGLTSQKSQEDFHRLTVRSISDFQQCLSQNELRHCVYHSHNVRDRYKGIPNVWPNIYHVHLQEYFRVFPRKQILVLNIESYSKDIRAAMEKVYAFLELGKLPEAMWETVSTTTKRNELSSSRRIGNMWNKTRELLQDFYAPYNKELVRLLGSEFDFNK from the exons atggtttacaatgtcacAAATCGGGTCTTTTTAAATCGGCTGCAA GGCCCATTTCCATTTTTACCCAACTACAAGAACCCATGCTGGCGAACATCGTCCGGAGTGCTTCGGTGTTTGCCGTATTTCCACCTAATCGGATGTGTAAAATGCGGTTCCTCTGACCTTTTTTACCGGATTACTCGGCATCCTGAAGTTTCGGATCTTATTCAAAAAAAGGAACCGAAGTGGATTGGCGGCGGAGCTCATCACG ctcATTGCTGTTCATTCAATGATTACTTGGACATGTACAAATCAGCAGTAGATAAAGACATTGCTAAGAATGATTCATCCGGCTTTCACCGTTGTGTGTTGG GAGATGGTTCGCCAGGGACACTCGTCAATAACGTACAATGGGAAGTAATAAAGCACCCAGAGGAAGCGAAGGCTTTAAATCGGAGCGAACCTGTCTTCGCCAACGCTGATTTAATCCACCATCTTAATCCTGGAGCAAAGATTATACTCATGCTAAGAAATCCCATCGACAG GTCATGGTCTGCGTATCAGTATTTTGGTCTAACCAGTCAGAAAAGCCAGGAAGACTTTCACAGACTAACAGTGAGATCGATATCCGATTTCCAGCAATGTCTCTCTCAAAACGAGCTCCGCCATTGTGTCTACCATAGCCATAACGTAAGGGACAGATACAAGGGTATACCG AATGTATGGCCTAACATATATCACGTACACTTGCAAGAATATTTCCGGGTATTTCCAAGAAAGCAGATACTCGTTCTTAATATAGAAAGTTATTCGAAAGATATCAGAGCAGCCATGGAAAAGGTGTATGCTTTCTTAGAACTCG GAAAGCTACCAGAGGCTATGTGGGAGACAGTGTCCACCACTACAAAAAGGAACGAGCTTTCTAGCAGCAGACGTATTGGCAATATGTGGAACAAAACACGAGAACTGTTACAAGATTTCTATGCACCATATAACAAGGAGCTAGTAAGACTTTTAGGCAGCGAGTTTGATTTTaacaaatga